In Spirosoma aureum, a single genomic region encodes these proteins:
- a CDS encoding tetratricopeptide repeat protein produces MKVTVLFLVLLLACKSRQKATDGQTTAQVICRTAPTDKAWYSSGQKAPLFDSLGNLHFPITTQKQEVQRYFNQGLMLAVGFNHAEAARSFYEATRLDSTCAMAYWGFAYVLGPNYNAGMEADNYERAYVAIQRAIKLSATCTNKEKALIDALAKRYTASPVDDRRPYDEAYSQAIKVVHEQFPEDADIAALYAESLMDLHPWDLWEHDGKPKPWTPGIITTLETLMANNPSHIALNHYYIHAVEASKTPERGLNSAAMLRKVAPNASHLVHMPSHIYIRTGDYHEGSQSNLQAVKVDSLYLMGKYAQGAFPLNYFPHNYHLLVATATMEGNYRLAMESARKVTENTSKKLLADPAWSTLQHYYTIPYHVAIKFSQWDELLRMCRDDTVRLKYPTAIRHYARGLALVGKQQLLKAKLELQELNKLTADPDIAKLKIAGINPMSSILEIARRVLNAEIMAQEGQLSSSIHLLTEAVSLEDGLNYQEPPDWFFPVRHTLGTVLLKAKRYREAEAVFAQDLTVFPRNGWALSGLHQAQLSQGAIEKAQQTQTVLNLAWKWADQDLKSGKLRQ; encoded by the coding sequence ATGAAGGTAACCGTACTCTTCCTCGTCTTGTTGCTGGCCTGTAAATCCCGGCAAAAAGCCACCGACGGGCAAACGACAGCTCAGGTTATCTGCCGCACTGCACCGACTGACAAAGCCTGGTATAGCTCGGGCCAGAAGGCACCCCTGTTCGATAGTCTGGGGAATCTGCACTTTCCCATCACTACCCAGAAACAGGAGGTTCAACGGTATTTCAACCAGGGACTCATGCTCGCTGTTGGCTTCAATCACGCCGAAGCTGCCCGTTCGTTTTATGAAGCAACCCGGTTGGATTCGACCTGTGCCATGGCTTACTGGGGATTTGCCTACGTGCTGGGACCAAACTATAATGCGGGTATGGAAGCTGATAACTATGAGCGCGCTTACGTAGCCATTCAACGGGCAATTAAATTGTCGGCAACTTGTACGAATAAGGAAAAAGCGTTGATCGATGCGCTGGCAAAACGATATACTGCCTCGCCTGTCGACGACCGCAGGCCGTATGATGAAGCTTATTCGCAGGCAATAAAGGTGGTTCACGAACAATTCCCTGAGGACGCGGACATTGCGGCTCTGTATGCAGAATCATTGATGGACTTACACCCCTGGGATTTATGGGAACATGATGGTAAACCCAAGCCCTGGACGCCCGGAATAATAACGACTCTGGAAACATTAATGGCGAATAACCCCAGCCATATAGCCCTTAATCATTATTACATTCATGCCGTAGAAGCGTCTAAAACACCGGAACGAGGACTGAATAGTGCGGCAATGCTCAGGAAGGTGGCACCAAATGCCAGTCACTTGGTGCATATGCCCTCACACATATACATCCGCACAGGCGACTACCACGAAGGCTCACAAAGCAATTTGCAGGCCGTGAAAGTGGATAGCCTTTATTTGATGGGAAAGTATGCACAGGGAGCATTCCCATTGAACTACTTTCCACACAATTATCACTTATTGGTAGCCACGGCTACAATGGAAGGCAATTACCGGTTAGCGATGGAATCGGCCCGGAAAGTTACCGAAAATACCAGTAAAAAACTGCTGGCCGATCCTGCCTGGAGTACGCTTCAGCATTATTACACCATACCTTATCATGTAGCCATCAAGTTTTCACAATGGGACGAATTGCTTCGTATGTGTCGGGACGATACGGTAAGGCTAAAGTATCCGACCGCCATTCGGCACTATGCCCGTGGCCTGGCTTTAGTTGGTAAACAGCAACTTCTAAAAGCGAAACTGGAACTACAGGAGCTCAACAAACTGACAGCCGACCCAGATATTGCCAAATTAAAGATAGCCGGAATTAATCCGATGAGTTCAATTCTGGAAATCGCCCGTCGGGTTCTGAATGCCGAAATAATGGCACAGGAAGGACAATTATCATCCAGTATACACTTATTAACCGAAGCCGTTTCTTTAGAGGACGGACTAAATTATCAGGAACCGCCTGACTGGTTTTTTCCGGTACGCCATACACTTGGCACTGTTTTGCTGAAAGCCAAACGCTACAGGGAGGCCGAAGCCGTATTTGCTCAGGATCTGACCGTGTTTCCACGCAATGGATGGGCGTTGTCGGGTCTGCATCAGGCCCAACTCAGTCAGGGAGCTATTGAAAAAGCGCAGCAAACGCAGACGGTATTGAATCTGGCCTGGAAATGGGCAGATCAGGACCTGAAATCCGGGAAACTGAGACAATGA
- a CDS encoding alpha/beta hydrolase fold domain-containing protein, whose amino-acid sequence MLSVYPDLNTPSYNQFANTMSLNRPLVQWFVDKFFRSPAGGNSQLISLVAVADLHGIPPTTIIGVEIDPLQTEGMQLRDKYLSTLSGGYP is encoded by the coding sequence ATCTTATCCGTTTATCCTGATCTGAATACGCCTTCCTACAACCAGTTTGCCAACACCATGTCATTAAATCGACCTTTGGTTCAATGGTTCGTTGACAAGTTTTTCCGATCGCCAGCTGGTGGTAATAGTCAACTGATTTCGCTGGTCGCCGTAGCTGATCTGCACGGCATCCCTCCTACTACGATCATTGGTGTAGAAATCGATCCCTTACAAACCGAAGGAATGCAGTTGCGGGATAAGTACCTATCAACTCTTTCAGGGGGTTACCCATGA
- a CDS encoding NUDIX hydrolase, producing MIDLYKKQHAYLLALDSIIFGFDGESLKILLVKRGVEETTWSLMGGWLQPDESLGQAASRILLELTGLNNVYLEQLSVFGDPDRDPIARTISVAYFALVKVADYASKISETYQARWFSLYDLPTLLFDHADMVDLAIKRLRYKASQHPIGFELLPEKFTIPQLKKLYDAIYNTEFDKRNFSRKILSTNLLIKLDEKQKGFSRKGAYFYQVDTQKYQQLTHSFLNFIPNPDALP from the coding sequence ATGATCGACCTGTATAAAAAGCAACATGCCTATCTTCTAGCATTGGATTCCATTATTTTCGGTTTCGATGGTGAAAGTTTAAAGATATTACTGGTCAAACGGGGGGTAGAAGAAACCACCTGGTCGTTGATGGGCGGCTGGCTGCAACCCGACGAGAGTTTAGGACAGGCAGCCTCTCGAATTCTGCTGGAACTCACGGGCTTAAACAATGTCTATCTGGAGCAACTCAGTGTTTTTGGTGATCCTGATCGCGATCCAATTGCCCGCACGATTTCCGTAGCCTATTTTGCCCTGGTGAAAGTTGCAGATTATGCCTCTAAAATTTCGGAGACCTATCAGGCCCGCTGGTTTTCACTTTACGACTTACCAACCCTGCTTTTCGACCATGCCGACATGGTGGATTTAGCCATTAAGCGATTACGTTACAAAGCATCTCAGCATCCCATCGGTTTTGAACTCTTACCCGAGAAGTTTACCATTCCCCAACTGAAGAAGCTGTACGATGCCATTTACAATACAGAATTCGATAAAAGGAACTTTAGTCGAAAAATCCTCTCGACAAATCTGCTCATTAAATTAGATGAGAAACAGAAAGGGTTCTCTCGTAAAGGAGCTTATTTCTATCAGGTAGATACGCAGAAATACCAGCAATTGACCCATTCATTTTTAAATTTTATTCCCAATCCAGACGCTCTTCCGTAA
- the msrA gene encoding peptide-methionine (S)-S-oxide reductase MsrA, producing MTDVFMNWKNIRFVPGYLVVFTLLFIACKQAPTNAAAENTNPVDTRLATLPVLKSGEAIATFAGGCFWATEEEMKSLKGVRAVVSGYAGGDLEYPTYEQVGTDQTGHAESVQIYYDPTILSYDTLLDAFFAGHDATELNRQGPDIGKHYRSVAFYRTPAEKSRIDAAIRRESKNHKAPIVTQVVSLVTFYPAEMYHQDYYRQHPYSLYIHLVSEPKVDKFRKRMAEWVKE from the coding sequence ATGACTGACGTTTTCATGAATTGGAAAAACATACGATTTGTTCCGGGCTATTTGGTCGTTTTTACGCTGCTTTTTATAGCCTGTAAGCAGGCGCCGACCAACGCAGCGGCCGAAAATACCAATCCAGTGGACACGCGTCTGGCGACCCTGCCTGTGTTAAAGTCTGGCGAGGCCATTGCTACGTTTGCAGGGGGTTGTTTCTGGGCAACCGAAGAAGAAATGAAGTCGCTGAAAGGTGTTCGGGCTGTTGTTTCGGGTTACGCGGGTGGTGACCTCGAATACCCGACCTATGAGCAGGTAGGGACGGACCAAACGGGTCATGCCGAATCAGTACAAATCTATTACGACCCGACTATCCTTTCATATGACACACTACTGGACGCTTTTTTTGCCGGTCATGATGCAACGGAACTTAACCGGCAGGGGCCCGATATAGGTAAACACTATCGCTCTGTTGCTTTTTATCGAACACCCGCCGAAAAATCCAGAATTGACGCTGCCATTCGGCGTGAATCGAAAAACCACAAAGCGCCTATTGTTACCCAAGTGGTTTCCCTCGTTACATTCTATCCCGCCGAAATGTATCATCAGGATTATTATCGACAACACCCTTACAGCCTATACATCCATCTTGTTTCGGAACCCAAAGTCGATAAGTTCCGAAAACGAATGGCGGAGTGGGTAAAGGAATAA
- a CDS encoding response regulator, which produces MKLSADQLARKANFKQAKLLIVEDNDDHWLLIQSAIRQCLSEVTVVRVSTTQQALDRLDQWQYQEWEQPKLILLDLYLPHNTDGWQLLEQIKQMPAPLSHIPIVIFSSSEHNDDILKAYQLGASSYLIKPMNAEEWLFFFRKLRSYWWDTATLPRSGFSF; this is translated from the coding sequence ATGAAACTGTCTGCTGATCAATTAGCACGTAAAGCCAACTTTAAACAGGCCAAGTTACTCATCGTTGAAGATAATGACGATCATTGGCTACTTATCCAGTCTGCGATCCGACAGTGCCTGAGCGAAGTAACAGTCGTCCGGGTTAGCACAACTCAGCAGGCACTGGATCGACTCGATCAATGGCAGTATCAGGAGTGGGAACAGCCTAAATTGATTTTGCTGGATCTATACCTTCCCCACAATACCGACGGCTGGCAGTTACTCGAACAGATCAAACAAATGCCGGCTCCACTAAGCCATATTCCGATTGTTATCTTTAGTTCATCAGAGCATAATGACGATATTCTTAAAGCCTATCAGTTGGGTGCTTCCTCTTATTTGATCAAACCTATGAATGCCGAAGAGTGGCTATTTTTTTTTCGTAAGCTACGGAGTTACTGGTGGGATACGGCTACGCTCCCGCGTTCAGGTTTTAGTTTTTGA
- the miaE gene encoding tRNA-(ms[2]io[6]A)-hydroxylase, translating into MSLTTLGLELPTDPRWVNIAEMNIGDILIDHAYCEQKAASSCISLIVQYSDKEELVEVLTPVVAEEWGHFQRVLKELRKRNIPLGRQRKDEYVNQLRARLRRSIGDQKEQLMDNLLLNALIEARSCERFKILSEHIADESLRKFYRELMISEAGHYRNFIELAETYIPAERVRERWKEFLAVEADIIANLEVRGDRMH; encoded by the coding sequence ATGTCGCTTACAACCTTAGGCCTCGAACTGCCCACCGATCCACGCTGGGTGAACATCGCCGAAATGAATATCGGCGATATTTTGATCGATCACGCATATTGCGAACAGAAAGCCGCTTCGTCGTGTATATCGCTCATTGTTCAATATTCTGACAAAGAGGAGCTGGTAGAAGTACTTACACCAGTAGTTGCTGAAGAGTGGGGGCATTTTCAACGGGTATTGAAAGAACTTCGGAAGCGCAATATTCCACTCGGCCGTCAACGTAAAGATGAGTATGTTAATCAGTTAAGGGCGCGATTACGCCGGTCGATTGGGGATCAGAAAGAACAATTGATGGACAATCTGTTGCTAAACGCCCTGATTGAAGCCCGAAGCTGCGAACGCTTTAAAATTCTCTCTGAACACATTGCCGACGAGAGTTTACGGAAATTTTACCGGGAACTAATGATCTCCGAAGCGGGGCACTACCGCAATTTCATCGAGCTGGCCGAAACATACATACCCGCTGAGCGCGTGCGGGAGCGGTGGAAGGAGTTTCTGGCCGTTGAAGCCGATATTATCGCTAATCTGGAAGTTCGGGGCGATCGGATGCACTGA
- a CDS encoding PD-(D/E)XK nuclease family protein, translating into MTFLKQTAQRIFDTHGPSLSDVWVILPTRRAVSVFLDELASLSDRPFLAPHALAVDDFITQAAGLQLVDSVSLLFELYDVFREIDPLVEFEQFIGWASVLLADFDRIDQYLIDPPELFSYLTAAKALERWQVDRPVSAKPILETAGTNRYFKLFENLQIAYHALHKRLTDQGLAYRGMAYRLLAQNVDILIRDNLSYERVYFVGFNALSRAEEHIVRVLVDANKAELIWDADQYYIRDWGQEAGEFLRRYRENGWFFSKKNREDLSQLSNNLLGTEKNIRVVGVPNASMQAKVAGKLYADWGREQRSESTKKTAIVLADETLLMPVLYALDESVTDLNVTMGLSLRSSLLFTLVDTLVEMQRTVHEFRTKDGRDLRIPKYHHRHVVKVLNHPFIKQYERIRALQWPGGVQETGEILPPEPLFQWIAKTIVKDQRVYLTEEDMHELGQNDPLIQVLFARWPNEEPMKAIRCLYDLIELLRDVYRTSQDAIEIEYLYLFFTLLKQLEATLERQTESGNAETAVTVRSFRQFLYELIRQTSIPFTSEGKSQLQVMGMLETRALDFERVIILSVNEGILPQSRKLNSLIPFDIAQELGLPTYRDQEAVMAYHFYRLLQRASDIVLLHTTSTDAYGNSKGEPSRFIRQIEHELVPRSNGLIRITHPTVRFGRTGINQLADTSDLSVPKTESVRADLIKLLTTKGLYPSYLNQFVTCSMRFYFSRIVNISEEEEIEEKMGAAEFGSWLHKVLERLDIDYRLKGKPVDESIVRKLLEEEFASSMKGRVIESGMNLLLYDLAKKLMLDFYRQQSDQVGLTVIGTEQTLETYLDVPLINGQSIRVRIAGKIDRIERFGDQIRIVDYKTGKVDLPDKAPKDLAEKLLKDGKEDKMRQLWLYRYLALKNISEHGGLPRDKAKRNIYPAANLPVEAGFYSFRDLKGGFKSNPVTFGADDSPAQYIHDSEELLRALVQKMLDPTEPFRKTDQLEMCQYCDFKGICGR; encoded by the coding sequence TTGACTTTTCTTAAACAAACAGCTCAGCGAATTTTTGACACGCACGGCCCCAGCCTTAGCGATGTTTGGGTTATTTTGCCTACCCGACGGGCAGTGTCCGTTTTTCTTGATGAACTGGCATCGCTTTCAGACCGACCGTTTCTGGCTCCCCATGCGTTAGCCGTCGATGATTTTATTACGCAGGCAGCTGGTCTACAGCTGGTTGATTCAGTGAGCTTGTTGTTTGAGCTCTACGACGTTTTCCGGGAGATCGATCCGTTGGTTGAGTTCGAGCAATTTATTGGCTGGGCATCCGTCCTGCTGGCCGACTTCGACCGGATCGATCAGTACCTGATCGATCCCCCTGAGCTGTTTAGCTACCTGACCGCAGCCAAAGCACTCGAACGATGGCAGGTGGATCGACCGGTTTCCGCAAAACCAATTCTGGAAACAGCCGGTACTAATCGGTACTTTAAGCTCTTCGAAAACCTTCAGATAGCCTATCATGCATTGCATAAACGCCTGACCGATCAGGGACTGGCTTATCGGGGCATGGCTTATCGGTTGCTTGCCCAGAATGTCGACATACTGATTCGGGACAATCTAAGCTATGAACGTGTCTATTTTGTGGGCTTCAATGCACTCAGTCGTGCCGAGGAGCACATTGTCCGCGTATTGGTTGATGCGAATAAAGCCGAATTGATCTGGGATGCCGATCAATATTACATCCGGGACTGGGGGCAGGAAGCGGGTGAATTTTTGCGTCGATACCGCGAAAATGGCTGGTTCTTCTCGAAAAAGAACCGCGAAGATCTGAGTCAACTCTCTAATAATCTGCTCGGTACCGAAAAAAATATTCGCGTCGTTGGTGTTCCCAATGCCAGTATGCAGGCGAAGGTAGCCGGAAAGCTTTATGCCGACTGGGGTCGGGAGCAGAGGAGCGAATCGACCAAAAAGACGGCCATCGTGCTGGCTGATGAAACGTTACTGATGCCTGTGCTCTACGCGCTCGATGAGAGCGTTACCGATCTGAACGTAACAATGGGCTTATCGTTACGCAGTTCATTGCTGTTTACGCTGGTTGATACGCTGGTTGAAATGCAGCGTACTGTGCATGAGTTCCGAACGAAGGATGGTCGCGATCTGCGCATTCCGAAATATCACCATCGGCATGTTGTCAAGGTTTTGAACCATCCGTTCATTAAGCAATACGAGCGAATTCGGGCGTTGCAGTGGCCGGGAGGTGTGCAGGAAACGGGCGAGATTCTGCCCCCGGAGCCTTTGTTTCAGTGGATTGCCAAAACCATTGTAAAAGATCAGCGCGTATACCTCACCGAAGAGGATATGCACGAATTAGGCCAGAATGATCCGTTGATTCAGGTGCTGTTTGCGCGCTGGCCCAATGAGGAGCCGATGAAGGCAATCCGTTGTCTGTATGACCTGATCGAATTGCTGCGCGACGTATATCGAACCAGCCAGGATGCCATTGAAATCGAATATCTGTACCTGTTCTTTACCCTTCTGAAACAACTGGAGGCAACTCTTGAGCGACAGACGGAATCCGGAAATGCCGAAACGGCCGTTACGGTGCGTAGCTTCCGGCAGTTTCTGTATGAGTTGATTCGACAGACGAGTATTCCATTCACGAGCGAAGGGAAGAGCCAGTTGCAGGTCATGGGTATGCTCGAAACGCGTGCACTGGATTTTGAACGGGTTATTATTCTGTCCGTAAACGAAGGGATTTTACCCCAATCCCGCAAACTCAATTCGCTGATTCCCTTTGATATTGCTCAGGAACTAGGGTTGCCTACCTATCGCGACCAGGAAGCCGTTATGGCCTATCACTTCTATCGATTGCTGCAACGGGCCAGCGATATTGTGCTGTTGCATACGACCTCAACCGATGCTTATGGAAACAGCAAGGGCGAGCCCAGTCGGTTTATCCGGCAGATTGAACATGAACTGGTGCCTCGTTCAAATGGCCTTATTCGTATTACGCATCCAACGGTTCGCTTCGGGCGAACGGGAATAAATCAATTGGCCGATACATCCGATCTGAGCGTTCCTAAAACAGAAAGCGTTCGGGCGGATTTAATCAAACTGTTGACCACAAAGGGACTGTATCCGTCATATCTGAATCAATTTGTTACGTGTTCAATGCGGTTTTATTTCAGCCGGATCGTGAACATCAGTGAAGAAGAAGAAATAGAAGAAAAGATGGGAGCCGCCGAATTCGGAAGCTGGCTTCATAAGGTGCTCGAACGACTGGATATTGATTATCGACTAAAAGGGAAGCCTGTCGACGAGTCAATCGTACGGAAATTGCTGGAAGAGGAATTTGCCTCGTCGATGAAAGGGCGGGTTATTGAATCGGGCATGAATCTGCTGTTGTATGATCTGGCCAAGAAACTGATGCTCGACTTTTATCGGCAGCAAAGCGATCAGGTCGGACTAACGGTTATCGGCACCGAACAAACCCTCGAAACATACCTCGATGTGCCACTCATTAATGGTCAGTCGATCCGGGTGCGCATTGCCGGAAAAATTGACCGTATTGAACGGTTCGGCGACCAGATTCGCATTGTAGATTATAAAACGGGGAAGGTTGATTTGCCCGATAAAGCGCCCAAAGATCTGGCCGAAAAGCTCCTGAAAGATGGTAAGGAAGATAAAATGAGGCAGTTATGGCTCTACCGGTACCTGGCACTCAAAAATATCAGCGAACACGGTGGATTGCCCCGTGATAAAGCAAAACGAAATATCTATCCGGCTGCTAATCTACCCGTTGAAGCTGGGTTTTATTCATTCCGTGACCTCAAGGGTGGCTTCAAATCAAATCCAGTTACATTCGGAGCCGATGATAGTCCGGCGCAGTATATCCATGATTCGGAAGAATTGCTGCGGGCGTTGGTCCAGAAAATGCTCGACCCCACAGAGCCGTTCCGTAAGACAGATCAACTGGAAATGTGCCAGTATTGCGATTTTAAGGGAATCTGCGGCCGATAG